The Oryza glaberrima chromosome 9, OglaRS2, whole genome shotgun sequence genome includes a window with the following:
- the LOC127784546 gene encoding protein ENHANCER OF LHP1 1, which produces MIFQLRNAIVKHIFLLSLFLKISLPYLRHCGREIRCIFPAVLHQKLPAKRPFPRGGTRQNPPKCLQPKPHPAYRQSLETPNKFLNTRRHHSFSLVGEESLVVVVGVTMKGRAVKLREAHKAGSPVFCSVAWGQGGQHVVTASAADVAILIHDAAAVAAAGGRSSGSAAAAALSTIRLHKDGVTALAVAPGSGASLASGSIDHSVKFCSFPEGVFQSNIARFTLPIRSLAFNKKGTLLAAAGDDDGIKLIATIDNTISKVLKGHKGSVTGLSFDPRNDYLASIDTFGTVIFWDLCTGTEARSLKRIAPTFGSDHSINNALCWSPDGQFLAVPGLRNNVVMYDKDTGEEVFTLKGEHEQPVCSLCWSPNGRYLVTAGLDKQVLIWDVKSKQDVERQKFDERICSLAWKPEGNAVAVIDVTGRFGIWESVIPSTLKSPTEGAPDLNSTKVPLFDDEDDEERPSTSGGLDDDDDDESLGELGPFNHKRLRRKSTYHDHSNGDSEDEDLILQMESRKRMKDTHRDNKEVADKAIGDSATSVRLVTARMQTAFQPGSTPPQPGKRNFLAYNMLGSITTIENEGHSHVEVDFHDTGRGPRVPSMTDYFGFTMAALNESGSVFANPCKGDKNMSTLMYRPFSSWAGNSEWSMRFEGEEVKAVAVGAGWVAAVTTLNFLRIFTEGGLQMHILSVGGPVVTAAGHGDQLAIVSHASDCLSSGDQVLDVKVLKISECAQSLSSRFVLTPASKLSWFGFSENGELSSFDSKGILRVFSGQFGGSWIPIFSSIKARKSEDESHWVVGLDANNIFCILCKSPESYPQVMPKPVLTILELSFPLASSDLGANSLETEFMMRKLHLSQIQKKIEEMAALGLDTIALDDEAFNMEAALDRCILRLISSCCNGDKLVRATELAKLLTLEKSMKGALMLVTRLKLPILQERFSAILEEMMLNNAKIANTSGVFSNSNTNYSPSPALSTQAVPPAKVVQNGNSLKLPTLPKLNPAAQRSNPTESNKAELEQADNLKEISTKVSPAQTPLVKIPKNSEMGVKTKKDNDGASHATTVDQNPKGGSGQVGLKNKSVDSCNGVQPQRPVNPFAKSSSSKEQPSSLFDSIKKTKVENEKVDKANSKKVKV; this is translated from the exons ATGATATTTCAGCTAAGAAATGCGATAGTTAAACATATATTCcttttgagtttatttttgaaaatatcccTACCTTACCTCCGCCACTGCGGCCGTGAAATTCGGTGTATTTTTCCCGCGGTACTCCACCAAAAGCTTCCCGCCAAACGTCCTTTCCCGCGCGGGGGGACGCGCCAAAACCCACCAAAATGTCTGCAACCAAAACCCCACCCCGCGTATCGTCAATCTCTGGAAACCCCTAACAAATTCCTGAACACCCGCCGCCACCATAGCTTCAGCCTCGTGGGTGAAGAatctctcgtcgtcgtcgtcggtgtcaCCATGAAAGGGCGCGCGGTGAAGCTCCGGGAGGCGCACAAGGCCGGCTCGCCAGTCTTCTGCTCCGTTGCGTGGGGCCAAGGCGGGCAGCATGTCGTCACCGcatccgccgccgacgtggcCATCCTCATCCATGACGCCGctgcggtcgccgccgccggtggccggagCTCGGGctccgcggctgcggcggcgctttCCACGATCCGGCTTCACAAGGATGGCGTCAcggcgctcgccgtcgcgccgggCTCCGGCGCGTCGCTGGCGTCCGGCTCCATCGATCACTCCGTCAAGTTCTGTTCTTTCCCAG AGGGGGTGTTCCAGAGCAATATCGCCCGGTTCACCCTGCCGATCCGGTCACTGGCCTTCAACAAGAAGGGGACTCtgctggcggcggccggagacgacgacggcatCAAGTTGATTGCCACCATCGACAACACCATCTCCAAAGTGCTCAAGGGCCACAAGGGATCGGTAACCGGGTTGTCTTTCGATCCCAGAAACGATTATTTGGCATCAATTGACACCTTCGGCACAGTCATCTTCTGGGATCTCTGCACGGGGACTGAAGCCCGTAGTCTGAAGCGGATTGCGCCGACATTTGGTTCAGACCACTCAATCAACAATGCCCTGTGCTGGAGCCCTGATGGGCAGTTCCTTGCTGTTCCGGGATTGAGGAATAATGTGGTCATGTATGATAAGGACACCGGTGAGGAGGTGTTCACTCTGAAAGGGGAGCATGAGCAACCAGTGTGTAGTCTCTGCTGGTCCCCAAATGGGAGGTACCTAGTCACTGCTGGATTGGATAAGCAGGTTCTGATCTGGGATGTGAAGTCAAAGCAGGATGTTGAGAGGCAGAAGTTCGATGAAAGGATATGTAGCTTGGCTTGGAAACCTGAAGGTAATGCTGTAGCAGTGATCGACGTAACTGGCAGATTTGGCATTTGGGAATCGGTCATCCCGTCGACTTTGAAATCGCCCACAGAGGGTGCACCTGACCTGAACTCTACTAAGGTTCCTTTGTttgatgacgaggatgatgaggagAGGCCGAGTACCTCTGGTGGactggatgatgatgatgatgatgaaagtCTTGGTGAATTAGGTCCATTCAACCACAAGAGATTGAGGAGGAAGTCAACCTATCATGATCACTCAAATGGAGATAGTGAAGATGAGGATCTGATACTTCAGATGGAGTCACGCAAGAGAATGAAAGATACACATAGAGATAACAAGGAGGTTGCTGATAAGGCAATAGGTGATTCAGCAACTTCAGTAAGACTGGTTACAGCAAGAATGCAAACTGCATTTCAGCCTGGGTCCACACCACCTCAACCTGGCAAGCGAAATTTCCTTGCCTACAATATGCTTGGAAGTATCACTACTATCGAAAATGAGGGGCATTCACATGTAGAG GTAGACTTCCATGACACCGGAAGAGGTCCTAGAGTTCCTTCGATGACTGATTATTTTGGTTTCACAATGGCTGCACTGAATGAATCAGGAAGTGTCTTTGCAAATCCATGCAAGGGTGACAAGAATATGAGCACTCTTATGTACCGCCCTTTCAGTAGTTGGGCAGGCAACAGTGAG TGGTCAATGAGGTTTGAGGGAGAAGAAGTGAAGGCtgtggctgttggtgctggatGGGTCGCTGCAGTTACAACTTTAAATTTTCTGCGCATTTTCACAGAGGGAGGGTTGCAG ATGCATATCCTCTCAGTCGGTGGCCCAGTGGTTACTGCGGCAGGCCATGGAGATCAGCTAGCGATTGTGTCTCATGCTTCAGATTGTCTTTCATCAGGAGACCAG GTGCTGGATGTTAAAGTACTGAAGATATCTGAATGTGCTCAATCATTGTCCAGCCGATTTGTTTTAACTCCTGCCTCTAAATTATCTTGGTTTGGTTTCAGTGAGAATGGTGAACTTAGTTCCTTTGATTCCAAG GGAATACTGAGGGTCTTTTCTGGTCAATTCGGTGGAAGCTGGATTCCAATATTTAG TTCAATCAAGGCAAGAAAATCCGAAGATGAAAGCCACTGGGTGGTGGGCTTAGATGCTAATAATATATTCTGCATTCTATGCAAGTCCCCGGAGTCCTATCCACAG GTGATGCCCAAACCTGTTTTGACAATACTTGAGCTGTCATTTCCTCTTGCATCATCTGACCTTGGTGCCAATAGTTTGGAAACTGAATTCATGATGAGGAAACTGCATCTCTCACAG attcaaaagaaaatagaagaAATGGCTGCTTTGGGTCTGGACACGATTGCATTAGATGATGAAGCATTCAACATGGAGGCTGCACTTGACCGGTGCATCTTGAGGCTCATCTCCAGCTGCTGCAATG GTGATAAGCTTGTACGAGCTACCGAGCTTGCAAAATTACTAACACTGGAGAAGTCAATGAAGGGAGCATTGATGCTTGTTACACGCTTAAAACTTCCCATATTGCAAGAAAGGTTCAGTGCCATACTCGAG GAGATGATGCTAAACAATGCAAAAATTGCCAATACATCTGGTGTTTTCTCCAATAGTAATACAAACTACTCACCATCACCAGCTTTGAGCACTCAAGCAGTCCCACCAGCTAAGGTTGTGCAAAATGGAAACAGCTTGAAGTTACCTACATTGCCTAAACTGAATCCTGCCGCCCAACGAAGCAATCCAACTGAATCAAACAAGGCAGAGCTAGAACAAGCAGACAATTTGAAAGAAATCAGTACAAAGGTTTCACCTGCACAAACTCCGTTAGTTAAAATTCCAAAAAACAGTGAAATGGGTGTAAAAACGAAGAAAGATAATGATGGAGCATCACATGCAACTACAGTTGATCAGAACCCAAAGGGAGGCAGTGGTCAGGTTGGCCTTAAAAACAAGAGCGTCGATAGCTGCAATGGTGTACAGCCTCAGCGGCCAGTTAACCCCTTCGCGAAATCCTCATCAAGCAAAGAACAGCCATCATCCCTTTTTGATTCCATCAAGAAGACGAAGGTCGAAAATGAGAAGGTTGACAAAGCTAACAGCAAGAAGGTGAAAGTGTAA